A genome region from Bradysia coprophila strain Holo2 chromosome X unlocalized genomic scaffold, BU_Bcop_v1 contig_98, whole genome shotgun sequence includes the following:
- the LOC119070601 gene encoding uncharacterized protein LOC119070601, giving the protein MWQQQKSLLLVGAFSVGAVLILSLQIRPYGLLFSILLAFWLYKTRCPNFKLITPPTITNCGENLYHDYLEFKQRQPRLCWIYTSSVLVALAVLGHIISGKTIIVFGLLMATLIFSKHKFTIETVQQEDERLWASQTTDVDEFLPDVNESNLSLLQHAGDEAVILHSITSPLNDDEDKSDEIPSDLIIPDSLPEVDEQTDSSDDECLISPAVAFPTLKSLSNQEIEFNSRYFKDTSSSSDEDSISKGLTFNDYSIVDGAQRPNDNKIENLSVDKVDSQRSTMFSIPTMMADLMSNLTKSSKATFDVDKSKSLPKGPDKQLASESSDESEFEILSTDELNIN; this is encoded by the exons GCTCCAAATACGACCATATGGATTGTTGTTTTCAATATTACTGGCATTCTGGCTGTACAAAACTCGCTGTccaaattttaagttaattACCCCACCAACGATCACAAATTGCGGTGAAAATTTGTATCACGACTATCTAGAATTTAAGCAAAGACAACCCAGATTATGCTGGATATACACCAGCAGTGTGCTAGTCGCTCTGGCTGTTCTCGGTCACATAATATCGGGAAAAACGATTATCGTGTTCGGACTGCTTATGGCCACATTGATATTCTCGAAACACAAATTTACGATCGAGACGGTGCAACAAGAGG ATGAAAGGCTTTGGGCGTCACAAACCACCGACGTTGACGAATTTCTGCCCGATGTTAACGAGTCCAATTTATCACTGCTCCAGCATGCTGGCGACGAAGCCGTTATATTACACTCAATCACATCGCCGCTAAACGACGACGAAGACAAAAGTGACGAAATCCCATCCGATTTAATAATACCAGATTCATTGCCGGAAGTTGACGAACAGACTGATTCCAGCGACGATGAGTGCTTGATTAGCCCTGCAGTGGCTTTTCCAACACTAAAGTCCCTATCGAATCAAGAAATTGAGTTCAACAGCCGCTACTTTAAGGACACATCATCATCGTCCGATGAGGATAGTATATCGAAAGGATTGACATTTAACGATTATAGTATCGTAGACGGTGCACAGCGACCAAatgataataaaatagaaaatttatcgGTTGATAAAGTTGATAGCCAACGAAGTACGATGTTCTCCATTCCGACCATGATGGCAGACCTAATGTCAAATCTGACGAAAAGTAGCAAAGCTACGTTCGACGTGgataaaagtaaaagtttGCCGAAGGGTCCCGATAAGCAACTCGCATCGGAATCGTCCGATGAAAGcgaattcgaaattttgagcACCGACGAACTTAACATCAATTAG